A region of Candidatus Binatus sp. DNA encodes the following proteins:
- a CDS encoding acyl-CoA dehydrogenase, with amino-acid sequence MDFNFSTEDESFRTEVRAWLEANRKFAPPPSNIMADEGEGDWEARVNWHKKLNEGGWVAVNWPKEYGGRGATVMRRLIFREELSRLGLNEPFIGMGISLLGPTLMHWGTEEQKRHHIPRILKGEEVWCQGYSEPGSGSDLASVQTRAIEDGDDFIVNGQKVWTSMAQHADMIFALVRTDPDAPKHKGISYLLIDMHSPGITVRPLVQMTGGKGFNEVFFEDVRVPKKNIVGEKNNGWQVAMTTLMFERGGGGGEGAVGEVQELAALAKRLPRDGASAWDDSSVRQKIAEFAAEAQALRYTGYRQLTRQLKGMPPGPEGSMMKLCGTELGLKIALYAMELLGPYSQLEFGAPFAMDKGKWSFRMLAARGPTIYAGTNQIQHNIIGERVLGLPKG; translated from the coding sequence GTGGATTTTAATTTCAGCACCGAAGACGAATCGTTTCGCACCGAAGTTCGCGCGTGGCTCGAGGCCAACAGGAAATTCGCGCCGCCGCCAAGCAATATCATGGCGGATGAAGGCGAGGGCGACTGGGAAGCGCGCGTCAACTGGCACAAGAAACTCAACGAGGGCGGATGGGTCGCGGTCAATTGGCCCAAGGAATACGGCGGACGCGGTGCGACCGTCATGCGGCGTTTGATCTTTCGCGAAGAGCTGAGCCGGCTCGGACTCAACGAGCCGTTCATCGGGATGGGCATCAGCCTGCTCGGCCCGACCCTGATGCATTGGGGCACCGAGGAACAGAAGCGGCATCATATTCCGCGCATCCTCAAGGGCGAGGAAGTATGGTGCCAAGGATACTCGGAGCCGGGCTCCGGCAGTGATTTGGCGTCGGTGCAGACGCGCGCGATCGAGGATGGCGACGATTTCATCGTCAATGGCCAGAAAGTGTGGACCTCGATGGCGCAGCATGCCGACATGATTTTCGCGCTGGTGCGGACCGATCCCGACGCGCCGAAGCATAAGGGAATCAGCTATCTGCTGATCGACATGCACAGTCCCGGAATCACCGTGCGTCCGCTGGTGCAGATGACCGGCGGCAAGGGCTTCAACGAAGTTTTTTTCGAAGACGTGCGGGTGCCGAAGAAAAATATCGTCGGCGAGAAAAATAATGGCTGGCAGGTCGCGATGACCACCCTGATGTTCGAGCGTGGCGGCGGCGGTGGCGAGGGTGCCGTCGGCGAGGTGCAGGAACTCGCGGCGCTTGCGAAGCGGCTGCCGCGCGACGGCGCCAGCGCGTGGGACGATTCGAGCGTGCGGCAGAAGATCGCGGAATTCGCGGCGGAGGCGCAGGCGCTCAGGTACACCGGCTATCGCCAGCTCACGCGCCAGCTCAAGGGGATGCCGCCGGGGCCGGAAGGATCGATGATGAAGCTTTGCGGCACCGAGCTGGGGCTCAAGATTGCGCTGTATGCGATGGAACTGCTCGGACCGTACAGCCAGCTCGAGTTTGGCGCGCCATTCGCGATGGACAAGGGCAAGTGGTCGTTCCGGATGCTCGCGGCGCGCGGGCCGACAATTTACGCCGGCACCAATCAGATCCAGCACAACATCATCGGCGAGCGCGTACTGGGCCTGCCTAAGGGCTGA